The Streptomyces sp. 11x1 genomic sequence GGCATGAGCACGAGGCCGCCGAGTTAGTACGGCCGTATGTCATCACCGGTGGCCGCAGCCTCCCCGGCGAGAGTCAGTTCTCCCTGATCACCCTGGTCACGGCGGTCGCCGACCAGCAGCAGCGACCCGCGCGCCTCTCGCCCGAGGAGCAGGACCTGCTGCGCATGTGTGTCGGCGGTTACCTCTCCGTCGCCGAGATCGCGGGGCACATCCAACTGCCGGTGGGAGTGGTGAAGATCCTGCTGGCCGCGCTCTCCGAGGCCGGCTATCTCGTCACCCGTCCGCCGGAGACCCGTGCTCCCGTCGCCAACCTGAAGATTCTCGAGGAGGTGCTCAATGGTCTCCAGTCCAAGTTTGGATGAACGGGCGTACGTCCCGGGCGGAGAGACGCAGACCGCCGTGAAGATCCTGGTCGTCGGGCACTTCGCGGTGGGCAAGACCACGTTCATCGGGTCGATCTCCGAGATCTCGCCGCTCTCCACCGAGGAGACGATGACGCAGGCGGGCGAGGCGATCGACGACCTCAAGGGCGTCCAGGGCAAGACCACCACCACGGTCGCCATGGACTTCGGCCGCCTCACCGTCAGCGACCGTGTCGTGCTGTATCTCTTCGGCACACCCGGCCAGCAGCGCTTCGTACAGATGTGGGAGGACATGGCACGCGGCGCCCTCGGGGCGCTGGTGCTGGTCGACCCCGAGCGGCTGGCCGACTCCTTCGCCGTGATCGACCTGATCGAGCAGTACGGACTCGACTACGCGATCGCGGTCAACCATTTCGACGGTACGTCGATACGTGACGCGAGGGCGCTGCGCGAAGCGCTGGATCTCCTCGACGACACCCCCATCGTCACCTGCGACGCGCGGGACGAACGGTCGTCGGCCGAGGCTCTGATCACGCTCGTCCGCTACTTGATGGACCGCGCCCGATAGGAGCAGAGCAGACATGACCCCCGACCCCACCCTTCCCTCACCCCCGCCCGGCTGCCCGGCCCACGACAGCGGACGGCGCATCCCGCTGTACGGACCGGAGTACGCGGCCGATCCGCAGGCGTACTACGCGTACATGCGGCACTACGGACCGAGCGCGCCCGTCGAGATCGCGCCCGGCGTCGACGCGACCCTCGTCACCGACCACGCGACCGCGCTGAAGCTGCTGCAGGACCCCGGCAACTTCCGCAAGGACGCACGCCGTTGGCGAGACGTCGCCGAAGGCAAGGTCGGCCCGGAGAGCCCGGTCGTCCCGATGCTGGGCTACCGTCCCAACGCGATGTTCACCGACGGCGCCGAGCACGCGCGGCTCCGGCAGGCGATCACCGACAGCCTGGCCAAGGTCGACTCCCGCCGGATCAGCGACATGACCAAGCGGGCCTCCGACTACCTCCTCTCCCAGGTCTCCGGCCGCGGCTCCATCGACCTGATGAACGACTACGTCAAGCAGTTGCCGCTGCTCGTGTTCAACGAGCTCTTCGGCTGCCCGGCGGACATCGGCGACCGGGTCGTCTTCGGCATCTCCGGAGTCTTCGAGGGCGTCAACGCCGAGAAGGCCAACCAGGTGCTGGGCCAGGCCGTGTTCGAGCTGGTGGCCCTCAAGCGCGCCCGCCCGGCCGACGACGTCACCTCGTACCTGATGCGGCACGAGGCGCGCCTGACCGACGAGGAGCTGGTCCACCAGCTGATCCTGCTCCTCGGTGCGGGCGCCGAGCCGCTGCGCAACCTCATCGGCAACACCCTGCACCGGCTGCTCCTGCACGACCGGTACGCCGACGGCGGGCTGATCGAGGAGGCCATCGACGACACGCTGTGGGAGAACCCGCCCATGGCGAACTACGCGCCGCACTACCCCGCGGCCGACATGGAGTTCGGCGGTACCGAGCTGCGGGCGGGCGATCTCGTCCTGGTCAGCATGACGGCCGCCAACACCGACCCGGCACTTGTGGCGGCCGGTCAGACCGGCGGCAGGCGGGCCCACCTGTCCTGGAGCGCCGGCCCGCACGCCTGCCCCTCCAAGGAACTCGCCCGGCTCGTCACCATGGTGGCCATCGAGAACCTGCTGAACCGCCTGCACGACATCGAACTCGCGGTCCCCGAGGACAGCCTGACCTGGCGTCCGGGCCCCTTCCACCGCGCACTGGCTGCGCTACCCTGCCGCTTCACCCCGCAGGTCGTCCAGCGCCCGGTCCCGCCCCGCGCGACGGAACCCTCCGCACGCGAGGAGAACGCCCCGGCGGGCCGGAAGGCGGAGCGTGGCGTATGGGGCTCCTTCCTGCAGTGGTTGAAGGGGTGACGCAGACAACAGTCTGCGACAGCTGGTACTGCATGAGTGTTCAACCAAAGGGGTAGTAACGCGGCGGCATTCGTGGTGACCATTGAACAAAGGGAGGTGTCGTGGACCACATATCCATCGACGCCGCTTCTGCTCGACATCCGGATCTGATCCGCCGCTCCCAGCGAGACATCGACTTACACCGCGCGGAGACCAGGGGCGTGACCCGCCACCAGTCGCCGCGACACGAGATACCCGCCCAGGCCGGCGGGTATCTTTCTGTGTCCCCGCACACCCTCCGCCGCCGGGGGACAACGGCCGCGCCCGCGTACTCCGAGCAGCGGCGGGAGACGTGGTGAGCCCCCTCGGATCCGGCTCCGGGGACGCCCCCGGGGACCGGACGCTCGGCGCTCTGGTGTCCGGCCAACTGCTGCGGCTGTGCGAGGCGTCGGGGCTCGGCAGCGGCGACGCGCGGAACTACGCGCGTCTACTGACCGATTCGCTGGGGGCGGTGGCCGAACGGCCCCTCGACCTGCCGCCCCCGTCCCTCAGTTTCCTGTCCGACGACTCCACCCCGGTGGAGTTCTCGCTCTCCCTCACACCGGACGCGCACCCGGCGATCAGGGTGCTGCTGGAACCGGGATGCGGGGCCGGCGGTCTGCGGGACAACGGTCTCGAAGGTCTGCGCGCCGTCCGTGCGATGGCACGGCGCTGGGGCTTCGCCACCGACCAACTCGACGTGCTGGAGGACCTGTTCCTCCCCACCGACCCGCAGGGCCTCCTGGCGCTGTGGATCGCGCTGGAGCTGCGTCCCGGTGGCGTCCCCAAGATCAAGGTGTACCTGAACCCGTCGGCGTCCGGCGAGGAACGGGCCGCCGAGACGGTGCGGACGGCCCTGGACCGGCTGGGCCACCGGCACGCCTTCGACGCGCTGCCGCCGGCCGACGGCTACCCGTTCTTCGCGCTCGACCTGGGGGACTGGGCGGCACCCCGCGTGAAGATCTACACCGCTCACCGCGACCTGGCGGTGAGGGACGTCGGCGGGCTGTGCCGGATGGAATCCGGCCCCGACCGTACGACGTTGGAGGAGTTCCTGCGCACGGTGGGCGGCTTCGAGGAGGGAAGGGACGGCTACCGGGCCCGGCCGGAGGCCCGGTTCGACCGGCGGCCCGTCCTGTCCTGCCATTCCTTCACCCGGACGACCGGAGGGCCCACCGGCTTCACCCTCCATGTCCCGGTCAGGGACTACGCCCGCGACGACGCGGAGGCACTGCGCCGCGCCGGGGCCGTCCTCGGCCGCCACGGGATCGACCCCGGCGCGCTCGACCGGCCGCTGGCCGCCGTCACCGGACGCCCGCTGACGGACGGGGTGGGGCTCGTCGCGTACGTGGCCCTCGCCCACGAGCAGCACAAACCGGCCCGGGTGACCGCGTACATCTCCTCGGAGGCCTACGCCGTCCGCCCGCCGAACGGCCGCCCGTACAACGATCACGAACCATTCAGCACCACGTCAGGAGCAAGAACCCCTATGGAGCCCTACCGCATCAAGGTCGTCGAGCCCATCGCGCTCACCACGCGGGAACAGCGTGAGGCGGCGCTGGAACGGGTGCACTACAACCTCTTCGACCTGCGCGCCGAGGAGGTGACCATCGACCTGCTCAGCGACTCGGGCACCGGCGCCATCTCGGCCGCCCAGCTGGCCGCGGGCATGGAGGGCGACGAGTCGTACGCGGGCTCGCGCTCCTTCTACCGCTTCCACGAGACCGTGACGGAACTGACCGGCTACCGGCACATCCTGCCCGCACATCAAGGGCGCGCCGCCGAACGCATCCTGTTCAACACGCTCCTGGAGCCGGGCGGCATCGTCCTGGCCAACACGCACTTCGACACGACCCGGGCCAATGTCGAGCTTTCCGGGTGTCAGGCCCATGACATCCCGTGCGTGGAGGCCCGCGACCTGGACAGCGAGGTGCCGTTCAAGGGCAACATCGACCTGGACAGGCTCCGGCAGACGCTGGAGGGCCCGGACGGCTCCCGGGTCCGCGTGGTGATCATGACGATCACCAACAACGGCGGCGGAGGCCAGCCGGTCTCCATGGAGAACCTCAAACAGACCGCCGAGATCTGCCGCCGGCACGGTGTCCCGATGATCCTGGACGCCGCCAGGTTCGCCGAGAACGCCTGGCTGGTGACCCGTCACGAGGAGGCCTACCGGGGGCACACCCCGCGCCAGGTCGCCGAAGAAGCCTTCCGTCTCGCCGACGGCTGTGTGATGAGCGCCAAGAAGGACGGCATCGTCCACATCGGCGGCTTCATCGGGCTCAACGACCCCGAACTCGCCGAGAAATGCGAACGCCTCCTCATCGCCACCGAGGGCTTCGCCACCTACGGCGGTCTCGCCGGCCGCGACCTCGACATGATGGCCACCGGTCTGCTGGAGGTCACCGAGCCCGCCTACCTCGCCGAGCGCGCCGACGTCGCCTCCCATCTCGCCGACCGCGTCCGCGCGGCGGGCGTCGACCTGCTCGAACCCCCCGGCCTGCACGCCCTCTACCTCAACGCGGGCCGTCTGCTCCCGCACATACCGCCCCACCACTACCCGGGCCACGCCCTCGCCTGCCGCCTCTACCTCGAAGGCGGCATCCGCTCGGCCGAGCTCGGTTCCCTCTACCTCGGCGAGGAGGACGAGGACGGCAACCCCGTCAAGAGCGCCCCGTACGAACTGGTCCGGCTCGCGCTCCCGCGCCGGGTCTACACCCGCAGCCACTACGACCACGTCGGCAGGACCCTGGAACGCATCGCCAAGGAGAGCGAGTCCGTCCACGGCTACCGCATCGTCGAGCAGTCCCCGATCCTGCGGCACTTCCGCGCCAAACTGCAGCCGGTGACCGGCTGAGCCGACGGTGGTCGCCCCGCGCCCGTGCGGGGCGACCACCGTCGGGCCACCAGGCGTCAGGCGTCGTAGATGTGGAAACCGCGTCCGCTCTTGCGGCCGAGGTGGCCGGCGGCCACCATGCGGCGCAGGAGGGCCGGAGGCGCGTAAAGCGGCTCCTTGAACTCCTCGTACATCGACTCCGCCACGGACTGCGCCGTGTCGAGGCCGATGAGGTCGAGCAGGCGCAACGGCCCCATGGGGTGGGCGCATCCGAGTTCCATGCCCCGGTCGATGTCCTCCGGCCGCGCGGCACCCGACTCCACCATCCGTACCGCGCTGAGCAGGTACGGCACCAGGAGGGCGTTGACCACGAAGCCGGAGCGGTCGGGCGCCTGGATGGCCTGTTTCCCCAACTGCTCGGCCAGGCCGCGGGTGCGCCGCACGGTGTCCGCGCCTGTGGTGAGAGCGGGAATGAGCTCGACCAACCGCTGTACGGGCACGGGGTTGAAGAAGTGCATGCCGATGACCTGCGCGGGTCGCTGGGTGACGACCGCGAGATCGACGACGGGGATCGAGGAGGTGTTGGTGGCCAGGACCGCCGCGGGGTCCTCGACCGCTTTGTCCAGGGTGCGCAGGACGTCGGCCTTGATGTCGCGGTTCTCGGCGACGGCCTCGATGACGAACTGGCGGTCGGCCATGTCGCTGAGGTCATGGGTGAAGGACAGCCGGGCGAGGGCCTGGTCTCGCTGCTCCTCGCCGAGCTTGCCGCGCCGTACGCCTCGGTCCAGGGAGGCGGTGAGTCGGCGGCGGCCTGCCTCTAGCGCGTCCGGTGTGGCCTCGGCCACACGGACGTCGATGCCGACGCGGGCGGCGACTTCGGCGATGCCGGAGCCCATGAGGCCGCATCCGACGACGCCGAGCCGGGTGACGGGATCCATCTGAGGTCCTCTCTGATGAGCCGCTACGTGGTCCACGGGATGGATCACACGTTGCGGCGGTACTGGCCGCCGACCTCGAAGAAGGCCTCGGTGATCTGCTGGAGCGAGCAGACCCTGGCGGCGTCCATGAGTACGGCGAAGACGTTGCGGCCGTCCATGGCCGCGTCCTTGAGGGCGGTCAGGGCCGTGTGAGCGTCGTCGCGATGGCGCGACTGACAGGTGCGCACGCGTCGCAGCTGGGACTGCTTCTCGTCCTCGGTCGCGCGCGCCAGCTCGATGACACCCGGCTCGGCCGTGTCGGCGTGG encodes the following:
- a CDS encoding tryptophanase; translated protein: MSPLGSGSGDAPGDRTLGALVSGQLLRLCEASGLGSGDARNYARLLTDSLGAVAERPLDLPPPSLSFLSDDSTPVEFSLSLTPDAHPAIRVLLEPGCGAGGLRDNGLEGLRAVRAMARRWGFATDQLDVLEDLFLPTDPQGLLALWIALELRPGGVPKIKVYLNPSASGEERAAETVRTALDRLGHRHAFDALPPADGYPFFALDLGDWAAPRVKIYTAHRDLAVRDVGGLCRMESGPDRTTLEEFLRTVGGFEEGRDGYRARPEARFDRRPVLSCHSFTRTTGGPTGFTLHVPVRDYARDDAEALRRAGAVLGRHGIDPGALDRPLAAVTGRPLTDGVGLVAYVALAHEQHKPARVTAYISSEAYAVRPPNGRPYNDHEPFSTTSGARTPMEPYRIKVVEPIALTTREQREAALERVHYNLFDLRAEEVTIDLLSDSGTGAISAAQLAAGMEGDESYAGSRSFYRFHETVTELTGYRHILPAHQGRAAERILFNTLLEPGGIVLANTHFDTTRANVELSGCQAHDIPCVEARDLDSEVPFKGNIDLDRLRQTLEGPDGSRVRVVIMTITNNGGGGQPVSMENLKQTAEICRRHGVPMILDAARFAENAWLVTRHEEAYRGHTPRQVAEEAFRLADGCVMSAKKDGIVHIGGFIGLNDPELAEKCERLLIATEGFATYGGLAGRDLDMMATGLLEVTEPAYLAERADVASHLADRVRAAGVDLLEPPGLHALYLNAGRLLPHIPPHHYPGHALACRLYLEGGIRSAELGSLYLGEEDEDGNPVKSAPYELVRLALPRRVYTRSHYDHVGRTLERIAKESESVHGYRIVEQSPILRHFRAKLQPVTG
- a CDS encoding cytochrome P450; amino-acid sequence: MTPDPTLPSPPPGCPAHDSGRRIPLYGPEYAADPQAYYAYMRHYGPSAPVEIAPGVDATLVTDHATALKLLQDPGNFRKDARRWRDVAEGKVGPESPVVPMLGYRPNAMFTDGAEHARLRQAITDSLAKVDSRRISDMTKRASDYLLSQVSGRGSIDLMNDYVKQLPLLVFNELFGCPADIGDRVVFGISGVFEGVNAEKANQVLGQAVFELVALKRARPADDVTSYLMRHEARLTDEELVHQLILLLGAGAEPLRNLIGNTLHRLLLHDRYADGGLIEEAIDDTLWENPPMANYAPHYPAADMEFGGTELRAGDLVLVSMTAANTDPALVAAGQTGGRRAHLSWSAGPHACPSKELARLVTMVAIENLLNRLHDIELAVPEDSLTWRPGPFHRALAALPCRFTPQVVQRPVPPRATEPSAREENAPAGRKAERGVWGSFLQWLKG
- a CDS encoding 3-hydroxybutyryl-CoA dehydrogenase, translated to MDPVTRLGVVGCGLMGSGIAEVAARVGIDVRVAEATPDALEAGRRRLTASLDRGVRRGKLGEEQRDQALARLSFTHDLSDMADRQFVIEAVAENRDIKADVLRTLDKAVEDPAAVLATNTSSIPVVDLAVVTQRPAQVIGMHFFNPVPVQRLVELIPALTTGADTVRRTRGLAEQLGKQAIQAPDRSGFVVNALLVPYLLSAVRMVESGAARPEDIDRGMELGCAHPMGPLRLLDLIGLDTAQSVAESMYEEFKEPLYAPPALLRRMVAAGHLGRKSGRGFHIYDA
- a CDS encoding DUF742 domain-containing protein → MTDSDRHEHEAAELVRPYVITGGRSLPGESQFSLITLVTAVADQQQRPARLSPEEQDLLRMCVGGYLSVAEIAGHIQLPVGVVKILLAALSEAGYLVTRPPETRAPVANLKILEEVLNGLQSKFG
- a CDS encoding ATP/GTP-binding protein, with the translated sequence MVSSPSLDERAYVPGGETQTAVKILVVGHFAVGKTTFIGSISEISPLSTEETMTQAGEAIDDLKGVQGKTTTTVAMDFGRLTVSDRVVLYLFGTPGQQRFVQMWEDMARGALGALVLVDPERLADSFAVIDLIEQYGLDYAIAVNHFDGTSIRDARALREALDLLDDTPIVTCDARDERSSAEALITLVRYLMDRAR